A section of the Triticum dicoccoides isolate Atlit2015 ecotype Zavitan chromosome 7A, WEW_v2.0, whole genome shotgun sequence genome encodes:
- the LOC119331626 gene encoding ABC transporter C family member 10-like, with translation MGMGSLTSSSWVTSLCGSPICSGQDVASCVLKQMFDSSTCTNHLAATGITALLGFLLALQLLVKIPQSRASARQLVMLGLGSPLHLSAVVFTGCLGFVYLGLGLWMLGSNFSQDASVVYLPHWWLVTLSQGLNLVLASLAFSIRPRFLGAAFVRSWPVLLTVYAAFICSSSVVVIVAEKMITVKGCLDVLYLPGAVLVLIYGIRHSHDEEGYGGIGNGLYKPLNTDTDGEAADSETHQVTPFATAGFFSEMSFWWLNPLMKMGYENPLEDKDMLLLGAADRAQNQYSMLMEKLNCRKQSPSQATPSFFWTIVSCHKRAIVLSGFFALLKVLTLSTGPIILKAFINVSLGKGTFKYEGYALAALLFVCKCCESLSERQWYFRTRRLGLQVRSLLSAAIYKKQQRLSNAAKMKHSSGQIINYVTVDAYRIGEFPYWFHQTWTTSVQLCIALAILYNAVGAAMISSLVVIILTVLCNAPLARFQHKFQSKLMEAQDVRLKAMSESLVHMKVLKLYAWEGHFKKVIEGLREVEYKWLSAFQLWRAYNSFLFWASPALVSVATFVTCYLLKIPLDASNVFTFVATLRLVQDPVRTIPDVIAVVIQAKVAFTRISKFLDAPELNEHVRKKYYGAIDYPIAMNSCSFSWDENTSKPTLKNINLAVKAGEKVAICGEVGSGKSTLLAAVLGEVPKTEGAIEVCGKIAYISQNAWIQTGSVQDNILFGSSMDRQRYHNTLVRCSLVKDLEMLPYGDCTQIGERGVNLSGGQKQRVQLARALYQNADIYLLDDPFSAVDAHTATSLFNEYVMSALSDKTVLLVTHQVDFLPVFDSILLMSDGEVIRSAPYQDLLADCEEFKDLVNAHKDTMGVSHHKNNIPHQRSKEASIKETDGIHGSRYTESMKPSPADQLIKKEERETGDAVFKSYMLYLRQKKGFLYFFLCMISHIIFVAGQILQNSWMAANVQNPHVSTLKLISVYIIIGACTMIFLLSRSLTVVVLGVQSSRSLFSQLLNSLFRAPMSFFDSTPLGRVLSRVSSDLSIVDLDIPFALVVSLGTSLNACSNLGVLAVVTWQVLFVSVPMIVLAIRLQRYYLASAKELMRINGTTKSALASHLGESIAGAITIRAFGGEDRFFAKNLDLIDKNASPYFCNFAATEWLIQRIEIMSAIVLSSSAFVMALLPQETFSPGFVGMALSYGLSLNTSFVFFTQSQCNLGNQIISVERVSQYMDIPSEAVEVIEDNRPLPDWPQNGNVEIRHLKIRYRIDAPLVLHGITCSFEGGDKIGIVGRTGSGKTTLIGALFRLVEPDEGKIIIDSVDISTIGLHDLRSRLGIIPQDPTLFQGTIRYNLDPLGQFSDEKIWEVLAKCQLLEAVQEKEQGLDSHVVESGSNWSMGQRQLFCLGRALLRRCRILVLDEATASIDNATDVLLQKTIRTEFKYCTVITVAHRIPTVMDCDMVLAMSDGKVVEFDKPTKLMETEGSLFRELVKEYWSYTSNTNI, from the exons ATGGGGATGGGTTCCCTCACAA GTTCTTCCTGGGTGACGAGCTTGTGTGGGAGCCCGATATGCTCCGGCCAAGACGTGGCCTCATGCGTTCTGAAGCAGATGTTCGACTCCTCCACCTGCACCAACCATCTGGCGGCGACCGGCATCACCGCGCTGCTCGGGTTTCTGCTCGCACTCCAGCTGCTTGTGAAAATTCCGCAGAGCAGAGCATCTGCACGGCAGCTCGTCATGCTCGGTCTCGGCTCGCCGCTGCACCTGTCTGCCGTggtgttcaccggctgcttgggctTCGTTTATCTTGGGCTAGGACTCTGGATGCTGGGGAGTAACTTCAGTCAGGATGCTTCCGTTGTTTACCTTCCACATTGGTGGCTTGTAACATTATCTCAAGGACTGAATCTGGTCCTTGCCAGCTTGGCTTTCAGCATCAGACCTCGGTTTCTTGGAGCGGCATTCGTCAGGTCTTGGCCGGTCTTGCTGACCGTCTATGCAGCATTCATTTGTTCTTCTTCAGTTGTTGTTATTGTTGCAGAGAAGATGATCACTGTCAAGGGCTGTTTGGATGTTCTGTACTTACCAGGTGCAGTTCTCGTGCTTATTTATGGCATTCGGCACAGCCATGACGAAGAGGGGTATGGAGGAATTGGAAATGGTTTATACAAGCCCCTCAACACGGACACAGACGGTGAGGCAGCTGATTCTGAGACTCATCAGGTCACTCCCTTTGCTACTGCTGGTTTTTTCAGCGAGATGTCGTTTTGGTGGTTGAATCCTCTGATGAAGATGGGCTATGAGAATCCCCTTGAGGACAAAGACATGCTTCTTTTGGGCGCCGCAGATCGGGCGCAAAATCAGTACTCGATGCTCATGGAGAAGCTGAATTGCAGGAAGCAGTCGCCGTCACAGGCCACACCATCATTCTTCTGGACTATTGTTTCTTGTCACAAGCGTGCCATCGTGCTCTCGGGTTTCTTTGCTTTGCTCAAGGTTCTCACCTTATCTACAGGCCCAATAATTCTCAAGGCATTCATCAATGTATCACTTGGGAAAGGGACCTTTAAATACGAAGGCTATGCGCTGGCTGCATTATTGTTCGTCTGCAAATGCTGTGAATCATTGTCGGAGAGACAGTGGTATTTCCGCACTCGGAGATTAGGACTGCAGGTGAGGTCACTCCTGTCAGCAGCTATTTATAAGAAACAGCAGAGGCTATCAAATGCAGCAAAAATGAAGCACTCCTCTGGACAAATTATAAACTATGTGACCGTCGATGCCTATCGGATTGGGGAATTCCCATACTGGTTCCATCAAACATGGACAACAAGTGTTCAGCTTTGCATTGCTCTGGCAATTCTATATAATGCGGTTGGTGCTGCAATGATTTCATCATTGGTTGTCATCATTCTCACCGTACTCTGCAATGCTCCACTGGCCAGATTCCAACACAAATTTCAGAGCAAACTTATGGAAGCACAAGATGTGAGATTGAAAGCCATGTCCGAGTCACTAGTTCATATGAAGGTCTTGAAACTTTATGCATGGGAAGGCCACTTCAAGAAGGTCATCGAGGGGTTGAGGGAAGTTGAGTACAAGTGGTTGTCAGCATTCCAGCTTTGGAGGGCATACAACAGTTTCTTGTTCTGGGCTTCTCCTGCTTTGGTTTCTGTGGCAACCTTTGTAACATGCTATCTTTTGAAAATCCCTCTTGATGCtagcaatgtattcacctttgtggCAACTCTACGTCTCGTGCAAGACCCAGTTAGGACGATACCCGATGTTATTGCAGTTGTGATACAAGCTAAGGTTGCTTTCACTCGGATATCAAAGTTCCTTGATGCACCTGAGCTAAACGAGCATGTTAGGAAGAAATATTATGGTGCCATTGATTACCCTATAGCGATGAATTCCTGTAGCTTCTCGTgggatgagaatacatcaaaaccAACTCTAAAGAATATAAATCTGGCAGTCAAAGCTGGAGAAAAGGTCGCAATTTGTGGAGAGGTAGGATCAGGAAAGTCGACACTTTTGGCTGCTGTACTCGGAGAGGTCCCCAAAACTGAAGGCGCG ATCGAAGTCTGTGGGAAAATAGCATATATTTCTCAGAATGCATGGATCCAAACAGGAAGTGTGCAAGATAATATTCTCTTTGGATCGTCGATGGACAGGCAAAGATACCACAACACACTCGTGAGGTGCTCGTTGGTCAAGGACCTTGAAATGTTGCCATATGGAGATTGTACTCAAATTGGGGAGAGAGGAGTAAATCTTAGTGGTGGTCAGAAGCAGCGCGTCCAGCTTGCTCGTGCACTATACCAAAATGCAGACATCTATCTTCTTGATGATCCTTTCAGTGCTGTTGATGCCCATACAGCCACAAGTCTCTTCAAT GAATATGTCATGAGTGCTCTATCAGACAAGACCGTTCTTTTGGTGACTCACCAAGTGGATTTTCTACCTGTATTTGACTCCATTTTG TTGATGTCAGATGGAGAGGTTATTCGGTCTGCACCTTATCAAGATCTATTGGCAGATTGTGAAGAGTTTAAAGACCTTGTAAATGCCCATAAAGATACTATGGGTGTTTCACATCATAAGAACAACATACCCCATCAAAGATCTAAGGAAGCATCAATAAAGGAGACAGATGGTATTCATGGAAGTAGATATACAGAGTCTATGAAACCATCACCAGCAGATCAACTGATCAAGAAAGAGGAAAGAGAAACAGGGGATGCAGTTTTCAAGTCTTATATGCTTTACCTGCGCCAGAAGAAAGGCTTCCTGTATTTCTTCTTGTGTATGATTTCTCACATAATTTTTGTAGCTGGGCAGATATTACAGAATTCATGGATGGCTGCTAATGTCCAAAATCCTCATGTTAGCACACTGAAGTTAATTTCTGTGTACATTATTATCGGAGCTTGCACAATGATCTTCTTGCTATCAAGATCTTTAACAGTCGTTGTTCTTGGGGTCCAGTCATCAAGATCCTTATTTTCCCAGCTACTCAATTCATTGTTCCGTGCACCAATGTCCTTTTTTGATTCTACACCTCTAGGAAGGGTTCTTAGCCGG GTCTCTTCAGATTTGAGTATCGTTGACCTCGATATTCCATTTGCATTAGTGGTTAGCCTTGGTACCAGCTTAAATGCATGTAGCAATCTAGGGGTATTGGCCGTTGTTACATGGCAAGTTCTGTTTGTATCCGTGCCAATGATAGTTTTGGCAATTAGGTTGCAG AGGTACTATCTAGCATCGGCCAAGGAATTAATGCGGATCAATGGTACTACAAAGTCCGCCCTTGCGAGTCACTTAGGTGAATCGATTGCAGGGGCTATAACGATAAGGGCCTTTGGGGGAGAAGATCGTTTCTTTGCTAAAAATTTGGATCTTATTGACAAGAATGCCAGCCCATATTTCTGTAATTTTGCAGCAACTGAATGGTTGATTCAACGTATAGAAATAATGAGCGCCATAGTTCTTTCTTCTTCTGCCTTTGTCATGGCTCTTCTTCCTCAAGAAACTTTTAGCCCTG GTTTTGTGGGAATGGCATTGTCCTATGGTCTTTCGCTAAATACATCATTTGTTTTCTTTACTCAAAGCCAGTGCAACCTTGGGAATCAAATAATCTCGGTGGAACGGGTGAGCCAATACATGGACATACCAAGTGAAGCAGTAGAAGTCATTGAAGACAATCGACCATTACCAGATTGGCCCCAAAATGGCAATGTGGAGATTAGGCATTTGAAG ATCAGGTATAGGATAGATGCTCCCCTTGTACTACATGGAATCACTTGCAGTTTCGAAGGTGGAGATAAGATCGGTATAGTTGGTCGAACAGGAAGTGGCAAGACAACGTTAATTGGTGCATTGTTTCGCCTTGTTGAACCTGATGAAGGGAAAATAATTATAGACTCTGTGGATATCAGTACAATAGGCTTACATGATCTGCGGTCGCGTTTGGGTATCATTCCACAAGATCCAACACTTTTTCAGGGTACAATAAGATACAATCTAGATCCTCTTGGGCAATTCTCAGATGAAAAAATATGGGAG GTTCTTGCCAAATGTCAACTTCTTGAAGCTGTCCAGGAGAAGGAACAGGGACTGGATTCACATG TTGTGGAAAGTGGGTCAAACTGGAGCATGGGCCAAAGGCAGCTCTTCTGCCTGGGACGCGCACTTCTGAGAAGGTGTCGTATCTTAGTTCTTGATGAAGCCACAGCGTCTATAGACAATGCAACAGATGTTCTCCTTCAGAAGACGATCCGGACAGAATTCAAATACTGCACTGTTATTACAGTTGCCCACCGTATACCAACAGTTATGGACTGCGATATGGTACTTGCAATGAGTGACG GGAAAGTAGTAGAGTTTGACAAACCTACAAAGCTCATGGAAACTGAAGGAtctctctttcgcgagctggtcaagGAGTATTGGTCATACACTTCAAACACAAATATCTAG